One genomic segment of Arachis duranensis cultivar V14167 chromosome 4, aradu.V14167.gnm2.J7QH, whole genome shotgun sequence includes these proteins:
- the LOC107484322 gene encoding protein FAR1-RELATED SEQUENCE 5-like, which translates to MDPRPVTRCGCNARIKVHVDSRNRRWYVDFFSDEHNHDMLEARFRGMIWSYRAIKTRHLHQINTMRSSGLRVPTIFRAFANQSGGFEMVGFQVKDIYNAIEKQRRAGASDTDNALKYLQMLKRRDPCMFWKYSLDEQRRLHNIFWCDGASQYDFNIFRDVMGFDATYGRNKYKCPLVIFSGVDHHMRIVVFGCAVLSKEGEERCVWLLRAFLEAMKGKAPKSVITDDDQAMKSAIKAVFPEAHHRLCSWHLLHNATARVGIPRFMTKFRLCLMGDLEVDDFEDIWNDAVEEFGLQKKIMGQGYV; encoded by the coding sequence ATGGATCCTAGACCAGTAACGCGATGCGGGTGTAATGCGCGGATAAAAGTTCATGTTGACTCGAGGAACAGGAGATGGTATGTTGACTTCTTCTCCGATGAACATAACCATGACATGTTGGAGGCAAGGTTTAGGGGAATGATATGGTCTTACCGGGCAATAAAAACGAGGCATTTACACCAGATTAATACTATGAGAAGCTCTGGCCTTCGAGTTCCAACAATATTTCGGGCATTTGCAAACCAAAGTGGTGGATTCGAGATGGTTGGGTTTCAAGTGAAAGACATCTATAATGCAATTGAGAAGCAAAGAAGAGCTGGAGCAAGCGACACGGATAATGCACTCAAGTATTTACAAATGTTGAAGAGGCGTGACCCCTGTATGTTTTGGAAGTATTCGTTGGATGAACAACGGAGGCTCCACAATATATTTTGGTGTGATGGTGCAAGTCAGTATGATTTCAATATTTTCAGAGATGTTATGGGGTTTGATGCAACGTACGGGAGGAATAAGTACAAATGTCCCCTTGTGATATTCTCTGGCGTGGATCACCACATGCGCATTGTTGTGTTTGGATGCGCGGTTCTCTCAAAGGAAGGGGAGGAAAGATGTGTGTGGTTGCTTCGGGCATTTCTGGAGGCCATGAAAGGAAAGGCTCCTAAGTCTGTTATTACCGACGATGATCAAGCCATGAAGAGTGCAATCAAAGCTGTATTTCCAGAAGCACATCATAGATTGTGCAGCTGGCACTTGCTACATAATGCGACCGCTCGAGTAGGTATTCCACGGTTTATGACCAAGTTTCGTCTTTGTTTAATGGGGGATTTGGAGGTCGATGACTTTGAAGATATATGGAATGATGCAGTTGAAGAATTTGGgttgcaaaaaaaaatcatggGTCAAGGATATGTATGA
- the LOC107484323 gene encoding uncharacterized protein LOC107484323: MEGTEEVSSNFQENVTPRVEEDPIENETFVAETESVPIGASQSDDQRDVIFLDGIGSFGAIDFDALRAEEIMMIEFVNLKTAYDFYNEYGRIKGFSIRRSKVGRCKKAGYEGNIIWQIFVCS; this comes from the exons ATGGAGGGGACCGAGGAGGTTTCATCTAATTTTCAGGAGAATGTCACTCCAAGG GTGGAAGAGGACCCGATAGAAAATGAGACCTTTGTTGCAGAAACAGAATCCGTTCCGATTGGTGCTAGTCAGTCAGATGATCAAAGAGATGTCATTTTTCTCGACGGAATAGGTTCGTTTGGTGCAATTGATTTTGATGCGTTGCGAGCTGAGGAGATTATGATGATAGAGTTTGTCAATTTGAAAACTGCTTACGACTTCTATAACGAGTACGGTCGAATTAAGGGATTTTCCATACGCCGGTCGAAGGTAGGGCGCTGCAAGAAGGCAGGATATGAGGGCAACATTATATGGCAAATTTTTGTATGCTCGTAA